From the genome of Penaeus chinensis breed Huanghai No. 1 chromosome 37, ASM1920278v2, whole genome shotgun sequence, one region includes:
- the LOC125045412 gene encoding glutaredoxin-3-like — MSVKKIQTMEDFQDLEKSNALSVLHFMADWAPQCEQMNDVIKELCKLPEIKDVTFGLLAAEDLSEVSLKFSVSAVPTFILLRGGQLVDRIDGAKAADLTTKVKTQAAKTSLVSTAPSAPPVDLNTRLKNIISSAKCMLFMKGSPDNPRCGFSRTTIELLNKYEADYGSFDILTDEEVRQGLKTFSNWPTYPQLYIDSELVGGLDILKEMDASGELEPMLPKKKKLDDRLKELINKAPLMVFMKGNREEPRCGFSRTIIGILNETGLSYETFDILTDEEVRQGLKTYSNWPTYPQVYVKGDLIGGLDIVKELQSSGELMGALKGE, encoded by the exons GAGCAATGCCTTGTCAGTGCTTCATTTCATGGCAGACTGGGCCCCACAGTGCGAACAGATGAATGATGTCATCAAAGAATTATGCAAATTACCTGAGATTAAG GATGTGACATTTGGCCTTTTAGCGGCAGAGGACCTATCTGAAGTTAGTCTAAAGTTCAGCGTTTCAGCCGTACCCACTTTCATATTGCTGCGAGGGGGTCAATTGGTTGACAGAATAGACGGGGCCAAAGCAGCTGATCTAACGACAAAAGTAAAAACGCAG GCCGCGAAGACGTCTCTAGTATCCACTGCCCCGAGTGCGCCTCCTGTGGACCTCAACACACGCCTCAAGAACATCATCTCGTCTGCCAAGTGCATGCTGTTCATGAAGGGCTCTCCCGACAATCCACGATGCG GATTTAGCCGCACAACCATAGAACTCCTGAACAAATATGAAGCAGATTACGGCAGTTTTGACATTCTCACGGATGAGGAAGTGCGACAAGGTCTCAAAACCTTTTCCAACTGGCCAACCTATCCTCAG CTGTACATTGATAGTGAGCTGGTGGGTGGATTGGACATCCTTAAGGAGATGGATGCCTCGGGAGAACTAGAGCCGATGCTGCCCAAGAAGAAGAAATTGGATGACAG GCTCAAGGAACTGATCAACAAGGCACCGTTAATGGTCTTCATGAAGGGAAATCGGGAGGAGCCACGATGTGGTTTCTCGCGCACCATCATTGGAATTCTGAACGAGACAGG ACTGTCTTATGAAACATTTGATATTCTGACTGACGAGGAGGTTCGTCAAGGGCTGAAAACCTACAGTAATTGGCCCACTTATCCACAG GTATATGTGAAGGGTGACCTGATTGGTGGTCTGGACATTGTCAAAGAACTGCAATCTTCAGGAGAACTCATGGGAGCTCTAAAGGGAGAATAA